Proteins encoded in a region of the Dendropsophus ebraccatus isolate aDenEbr1 chromosome 11, aDenEbr1.pat, whole genome shotgun sequence genome:
- the SLC19A2 gene encoding thiamine transporter 1 isoform X1, producing the protein MELDVRRRRRAGLLPRGGWLLPTCVLCANGFFASLRPSEPFLTPYLLGPDKNLTERQVFNEIYPVWTYSYLILLFPVFIATDYLRYKPVLLLQGLSLIVTWFMLLYAQGTLAIQFLEFFYGISTATEIAYYSYIYSMVEPGVYQRVTSYCRTATLTGYTVGSVTGQVLVSAAGWSLFSLNVISLISVSIAFSAAWFLPMPMKSLFFHQNLLEEGKRVGCGKRGSQCNGDLGGAAEPEGIEVQVPLNTEEHNAEGQQISDYGSISQLTEKKSVPLQLVLRILWKDFLHCYSSRTLLCWSVWWALSTCGYFQVVNYSQGLWEKVAPSSHSNIYNGSVEAVSTLLGAVAVFVVGYIKVSWSTWGELLLAAFTLIIAVAVYIMDVIGNIWACYIMYVLFRSIYMILITIATFQIAANLSMECYALVFGVNTFIALLLQTLITVIVVDSSVLGLDLFTQFKIYAGYFAVIAVIFFVSGLYHIMKNCKEPKQEKLDSSGT; encoded by the exons ATGGAGCTGGATGTGAGGCGGCggcggagggccgggctgctgcCCCGGGGAGGATGGCTGCTGCCCACATGTGTGCTCTGCGCTAACGGCTTCTTCGCCAGCCTGAGACCCTCGGAGCCCTTCCTGACCCCGTACCTGCTGGGACCGGACAAGAACCTCACCGAGAGGCAG GTGTTCAATGAGATTTATCCGGTCTGGACGTATTCCTACCTGATCTTGCTCTTTCCGGTCTTCATTGCCACGGACTATCTGCGGTACAAGCcggtcctcctcctgcagggccTCAGCCTGATAGTCACCTGGTTCATGCTCCTCTATGCCCAGGGCACTCTGGCCATCCAGTTCCTTGAGTTCTTTTATGGCATTTCCACAGCCACAGAGATCGCCTATTATTCTTATATCTACAGCATGGTGGAGCCTGGCGTCTACCAGAGAGTGACCAGCTACTGCCGCACCGCCACCCTGACTGGCTACACTGTGGGCTCCGTCACCGGCCAGGTCCTGGTGTCTGCCGCCGGCTGGTCTCTCTTCAGTCTCAATGTCATCTCTCTAATAAGCGTTTCCATAGCCTTTTCGGCAGCTTGGTTCTTACCAATGCCAATGAAAAGCCTCTTTTTCCACCAAAACTTACTTGAAGAAGGCAAAAGGGTTGGCTGTGGGAAGAGAGGAAGTCAATGTAACGGTGACCTGGGCGGCGCTGCCGAGCCCGAGGGGATCGAGGTCCAAGTACCCCTGAACACCGAGGAACACAATGCTGAGGGCCAG CAGATTTCTGACTACGGTTCTATTTCTCAGTTAACAGAGAAGAAAAGTGTTCCCCTCCAGTTGGTGCTGAGGATACTATGGAAGGACTTCTTACACTGCTACTCGTCCCGCACCCTCCTCTGCTGGTCGGTCTGGTGGGCCTTGTCTACGTGCGGGTACTTCCAGGTGGTGAACTATTCTCAGGGATTATGGGAGAAAGTGGCGCCGTCTTCTCATTCGAATATTTACAACGGCAGCGTTGAAGCGGTGTCTACACTCCTAG GTGCGGTCGCTGTTTTTGTTGTTGGTTATATTAAAGTTTCCTGGTCCACCTGGGGCGAGCTGCTGCTGGCCGCTTTTACTTTAATCATTGCggtggctgtatatattatggatgTCATCGGAAACATTTGGGCGTGCTATATCATGTACGTCCTCTTCAGAAGTATCTACATGATTCTCATCACGATAGCCAC ATTTCAGATTGCGGCCAATCTCAGCATGGAGTGCTACGCCCTTGTTTTTGGAGTTAACACTTTCATCGCCTTGCTGTTACAAACCCTGATCACAGTAATAGTTGTGGATTCCAGCGTCCTTGGCTTAGACTTATTTACACAA TTTAAAATTTACGCCGGATACTTTGCAGTCATTGCAGTAATATTTTTTGTGAGCGGGCTCTACCACATCATGAAGAACTGTAAAGAACCCAAGCAAGAGAAGCTGGATTCCTCTGGGACTTGA
- the SLC19A2 gene encoding thiamine transporter 1 isoform X2, which yields MELDVRRRRRAGLLPRGGWLLPTCVLCANGFFASLRPSEPFLTPYLLGPDKNLTERQVFNEIYPVWTYSYLILLFPVFIATDYLRYKPVLLLQGLSLIVTWFMLLYAQGTLAIQFLEFFYGISTATEIAYYSYIYSMVEPGVYQRVTSYCRTATLTGYTVGSVTGQVLVSAAGWSLFSLNVISLISVSIAFSAAWFLPMPMKSLFFHQNLLEEGKRVGCGKRGSQCNGDLGGAAEPEGIEVQVPLNTEEHNAEGQLTEKKSVPLQLVLRILWKDFLHCYSSRTLLCWSVWWALSTCGYFQVVNYSQGLWEKVAPSSHSNIYNGSVEAVSTLLGAVAVFVVGYIKVSWSTWGELLLAAFTLIIAVAVYIMDVIGNIWACYIMYVLFRSIYMILITIATFQIAANLSMECYALVFGVNTFIALLLQTLITVIVVDSSVLGLDLFTQFKIYAGYFAVIAVIFFVSGLYHIMKNCKEPKQEKLDSSGT from the exons ATGGAGCTGGATGTGAGGCGGCggcggagggccgggctgctgcCCCGGGGAGGATGGCTGCTGCCCACATGTGTGCTCTGCGCTAACGGCTTCTTCGCCAGCCTGAGACCCTCGGAGCCCTTCCTGACCCCGTACCTGCTGGGACCGGACAAGAACCTCACCGAGAGGCAG GTGTTCAATGAGATTTATCCGGTCTGGACGTATTCCTACCTGATCTTGCTCTTTCCGGTCTTCATTGCCACGGACTATCTGCGGTACAAGCcggtcctcctcctgcagggccTCAGCCTGATAGTCACCTGGTTCATGCTCCTCTATGCCCAGGGCACTCTGGCCATCCAGTTCCTTGAGTTCTTTTATGGCATTTCCACAGCCACAGAGATCGCCTATTATTCTTATATCTACAGCATGGTGGAGCCTGGCGTCTACCAGAGAGTGACCAGCTACTGCCGCACCGCCACCCTGACTGGCTACACTGTGGGCTCCGTCACCGGCCAGGTCCTGGTGTCTGCCGCCGGCTGGTCTCTCTTCAGTCTCAATGTCATCTCTCTAATAAGCGTTTCCATAGCCTTTTCGGCAGCTTGGTTCTTACCAATGCCAATGAAAAGCCTCTTTTTCCACCAAAACTTACTTGAAGAAGGCAAAAGGGTTGGCTGTGGGAAGAGAGGAAGTCAATGTAACGGTGACCTGGGCGGCGCTGCCGAGCCCGAGGGGATCGAGGTCCAAGTACCCCTGAACACCGAGGAACACAATGCTGAGGGCCAG TTAACAGAGAAGAAAAGTGTTCCCCTCCAGTTGGTGCTGAGGATACTATGGAAGGACTTCTTACACTGCTACTCGTCCCGCACCCTCCTCTGCTGGTCGGTCTGGTGGGCCTTGTCTACGTGCGGGTACTTCCAGGTGGTGAACTATTCTCAGGGATTATGGGAGAAAGTGGCGCCGTCTTCTCATTCGAATATTTACAACGGCAGCGTTGAAGCGGTGTCTACACTCCTAG GTGCGGTCGCTGTTTTTGTTGTTGGTTATATTAAAGTTTCCTGGTCCACCTGGGGCGAGCTGCTGCTGGCCGCTTTTACTTTAATCATTGCggtggctgtatatattatggatgTCATCGGAAACATTTGGGCGTGCTATATCATGTACGTCCTCTTCAGAAGTATCTACATGATTCTCATCACGATAGCCAC ATTTCAGATTGCGGCCAATCTCAGCATGGAGTGCTACGCCCTTGTTTTTGGAGTTAACACTTTCATCGCCTTGCTGTTACAAACCCTGATCACAGTAATAGTTGTGGATTCCAGCGTCCTTGGCTTAGACTTATTTACACAA TTTAAAATTTACGCCGGATACTTTGCAGTCATTGCAGTAATATTTTTTGTGAGCGGGCTCTACCACATCATGAAGAACTGTAAAGAACCCAAGCAAGAGAAGCTGGATTCCTCTGGGACTTGA